In a genomic window of Scyliorhinus torazame isolate Kashiwa2021f chromosome 5, sScyTor2.1, whole genome shotgun sequence:
- the LOC140418598 gene encoding uncharacterized protein isoform X2, which yields MSAPDANSSRLTDWSRRYFILIICGSHWLGQHLLPIPNFPQTEWLARPSRRAFKESTTLLWFGIVSARPVSQGVRRGGFKVRKLKPSITSGSDRVVNLSYPEYQQILNMEGKSTVHSEEKSCTCCVCGRGFTRSSGLTSNKCSHTEEKPWKCADCGKGFTSPSQLETHRRSHTGERPFTCSKCGKGFTQVSNLMKHKRVHTGERPFTCSRCGKGFINSTNLLTHQRIHTGERPFSCSECGKGFTQVSNLLRHQRIHTGERPFTCSKCGKGFTQTSDLQKHQRIHTGERPFQCPDCGKCFKSSGELMLHQRVHTDERPFRCSHCGTGFRESTQLTVHQRIHTGERLFTCSECGKGFTQSSVLLNHQRIHTGERPFTCSECGKGFTQSSSLLRHQRGHK from the exons ATGTCTGCACCGGATGCCAACTCTTCcagattgactgactggagtcgccggtattttattttaatcatttgtgggagtcactggctgggccaacatttattgcccatccctaatttccctcaaaccgagtggcttgctcggccatctcggagggcatttaaagagtcaaccacattgctgtggtttggaatcgtgtcggccagaccag tttcacagggtgttcgaaggggaggcttcaaagtccggaaactcaaaccaagcatcacatcaggatctgacagagtcgtcaatttatcatatcctgaatatcagcagattttgaacatggaaggaaaaagcaccgttcacagtgaggagaaatcgtgcacgtgttgtgtgtgtggacgaggattcactcgatcatcaggcctcacaagcaacaaatgcagtcacactgaggagaaaccgtggaaatgtgcggactgtgggaaaggattcacatcaccatcccaactggaaactcatcgacgcagtcacactggggagagaccattcacctgctccaagtgtgggaagggattcactcaggtatccaacctgatgaaacacaagcgagttcacactggggagaggccgttcacctgctctcggtgtgggaagggattcatcaatTCAAccaatctgctgacacaccagagaattcacactggggagaggccattcagttgctccgagtgtgggaagggtttcactcaggtatccaacctgctgagacaccagcgaattcacactggggagagaccattcacctgctccaagtgtgggaaaggatttactcaaacatcggacctgcagaagcaccagcgaattcacactggggagagaccattccaatgtccagactgcgggaagtgctttaaaagttctggggaactgatgctccatcaacgtgttcacactgacgagagaccatttagatgctctcactgtgggactgggtttagAGAATCAACtcagctcactgtacatcagcgaattcacactggggagaggctattcacctgttcagagtgtgggaagggattcactcagtcatccgttctgctgaatcaccagcgaattcacactggagagagaccgttcacctgttcagagtgtgggaagggattcacgcagTCATCCTCcctactgagacaccaacgaggccacaagtaa
- the LOC140418598 gene encoding uncharacterized protein isoform X1 codes for MSAPDANSSRLTDWSRRYFILIICGSHWLGQHLLPIPNFPQTEWLARPSRRAFKESTTLLWFGIVSARPGYWQRTFNRRETQTKCHIAICESLGSLEAEFQQHLGVEVSQGVRRGGFKVRKLKPSITSGSDRVVNLSYPEYQQILNMEGKSTVHSEEKSCTCCVCGRGFTRSSGLTSNKCSHTEEKPWKCADCGKGFTSPSQLETHRRSHTGERPFTCSKCGKGFTQVSNLMKHKRVHTGERPFTCSRCGKGFINSTNLLTHQRIHTGERPFSCSECGKGFTQVSNLLRHQRIHTGERPFTCSKCGKGFTQTSDLQKHQRIHTGERPFQCPDCGKCFKSSGELMLHQRVHTDERPFRCSHCGTGFRESTQLTVHQRIHTGERLFTCSECGKGFTQSSVLLNHQRIHTGERPFTCSECGKGFTQSSSLLRHQRGHK; via the exons ATGTCTGCACCGGATGCCAACTCTTCcagattgactgactggagtcgccggtattttattttaatcatttgtgggagtcactggctgggccaacatttattgcccatccctaatttccctcaaaccgagtggcttgctcggccatctcggagggcatttaaagagtcaaccacattgctgtggtttggaatcgtgtcggccagaccag gatactggcagAGGACGTTTAACAGAAGGGAAACGCAAACCAAATGCCACATTGCAATCTGCGAGTCACTCGGTTCATTAGAagctgaatttcagcagcatctgggtgtggaag tttcacagggtgttcgaaggggaggcttcaaagtccggaaactcaaaccaagcatcacatcaggatctgacagagtcgtcaatttatcatatcctgaatatcagcagattttgaacatggaaggaaaaagcaccgttcacagtgaggagaaatcgtgcacgtgttgtgtgtgtggacgaggattcactcgatcatcaggcctcacaagcaacaaatgcagtcacactgaggagaaaccgtggaaatgtgcggactgtgggaaaggattcacatcaccatcccaactggaaactcatcgacgcagtcacactggggagagaccattcacctgctccaagtgtgggaagggattcactcaggtatccaacctgatgaaacacaagcgagttcacactggggagaggccgttcacctgctctcggtgtgggaagggattcatcaatTCAAccaatctgctgacacaccagagaattcacactggggagaggccattcagttgctccgagtgtgggaagggtttcactcaggtatccaacctgctgagacaccagcgaattcacactggggagagaccattcacctgctccaagtgtgggaaaggatttactcaaacatcggacctgcagaagcaccagcgaattcacactggggagagaccattccaatgtccagactgcgggaagtgctttaaaagttctggggaactgatgctccatcaacgtgttcacactgacgagagaccatttagatgctctcactgtgggactgggtttagAGAATCAACtcagctcactgtacatcagcgaattcacactggggagaggctattcacctgttcagagtgtgggaagggattcactcagtcatccgttctgctgaatcaccagcgaattcacactggagagagaccgttcacctgttcagagtgtgggaagggattcacgcagTCATCCTCcctactgagacaccaacgaggccacaagtaa